GATGGCGTGTTGATTTCCACGCCTACAGGGTCCACTGCCTATGCGTTTTCTGCAGGCGGTCCAGTGCTGTGGCCAGAACTCGACGCTATCCTGGTTGTGCCCAACAATGCCCATGCATTGTTCACAAAACCCCTGGTAGTTAGTCCGCATTCCACCGTTGCTGTGGAGTCCAACTCCGATACCTCAGCTGCAATGGCAGTCATGGATGGTTTCCGACCAGTTCCTATGCCGCCAGGATCTCGCGTTGAGGTGAGAAAGGGGGAGAGGCCAGTACGCTGGGTTCGTCTGGATTCTTCACCTTTTACCGACCGACTCGTAAGCAAATTGAGGCTTCCTGTTACCGGATGGCGTGGTCCGCGAAAGTCGGCCGACATTGAAGAGGCCAGCTCACGGGGGTAATTCGAAAATTATTCGAAAATAATTACCTAGTTTAGAAAAAATGTTCTATTGAATGTCGCGAGTTTGTTGTACACTTTGAACCATGCTCGCAGACATTGCCATTGAGAACCTTGGAGTGATTCCAGCAGCCTCAGCTGAATTCAGCTCAGGTTTGACCGTGCTTACCGGTGAAACAGGTGCCGGAAAGACCATGGTAGTCACCGGTTTACGTCTCCTATCGGGCGGACGTGCCGATGCATCACGTGTACGCACCGGTGCTGCCAATGCTGTGGTGGAAGGTCGGTTTATTACTGAAGGCGCCCCGAACGATATTGTCGAACGTGCAACCGGAATCGTTTCGAACGCCGGTGGTTGCGTTGACGAAAACGGTGAGTTCCTTGCAGTCCGTTCTGTCAGTGCAAATGGTCGCTCCAAAGCACACCTTGGTGGTCGTGCAGTGCCTGCGGCCACGCTGGGTGAGTTCTCAGATGAGTTGCTAACCATCCACGGTCAAAATGATCAACTGCGTTTGCTGTCCCCAGAGCGTCAACTAGACGCCTTAGACCGCTTTGATCCGCAATTGGTGGAACTACGCAAAGCCTTCGGGTCAAAATACCTTGCGTGGAAATCACTGGATCGCGATCTGAACAAGCGTCTCAACAGCAGGCGAGAGCTCGCCCAAGAAGTTGATCGCTTGCAATTTGCCATCAACGAGATTGACGAAGTCAGCCCAGAACCAGGCGAGGACACGGATTTGGTGGATCAGATCCGCCGCCTCCAGGACGTTGATACGTTGCGCGATCAAGCAGCGACGGCACTATCTGCCATTGATGGTGCAGGATCGTTAAGCGATGCCATGGGTGGCATCGCAGGATTTGATGATGAACAAGATTCCGCCTCTGACCAGCTGGGACAAGCGGAATCCGCGTTGATCGGCAGCGATGACCCCAAGCTCAAAGAACTCGCCACCGCACTGGGGGAAATCACCACTCAGCTCAGCGAGATTTCTATGGAGCTGGGAGGCTTTTTAAGCGACCTTCCTGCCGACCCTCAGGCACTTGATCAGTTGCTCACCCGTCAGCAGCAACTCAAGTTGCTCACCCGCAAGTACGCGGCAGACATCGATGGTGTCATTGAGTGGCGAAAGAAAGCACAAACGCGCCTTGACAGCATTGATATCTCTTCTGAAGCACTGGACAAGCTCAAAGAAGACGTTAAGAAAGCCCACACCACCATGATGCGGGCCGCCAAGAAACTTTCTACAGTCCGTGGAAAAGCAGCCACCAAATTGAGCACCACGGTAACTGAAGAGCTACAAGGCCTCGCCATGCAAAAGGCTCGTTTTGTGGTGGATATGACTACTGTTGACGCCGGACCAACCGGTATTGACCAGGTGGAATTCCAACTGGCTGCCAACGCGTTGTCTACCCCACGTCCATTGGCGTCCTCAGCCTCTGGTGGTGAGCTTTCACGCGTCATGCTCGCACTTGAAGTCATTCTCGCCGCGGGAACCACTGGCACGACGCTCGTATTCGACGAAGTTGATGCCGGAGTAGGTGGACGCGCAGCTGTAGAAATCGGTCGCCGCCTCGCACGGCTAGCCAACGACAACCAAGTCATCGTCGTTACCCACCTACCGCAGGTTGCAGCCTATGCCGACACCCACCTCCATGTGGCGAAAGATGTCGGTGAAGGCTCCGTCACCTCCAACGTGGAGTCACTGACCTACGAACGCCGTATTGAAGAGCTCTCCCGCATGCTTGCCGGTTTGGAAGACACCGCAACCGGCCGGGCTCACGCAGCGGAATTGCTCGAACGCGCACAAAGAGAAAAGCAAGATATCAGCGGGGGAGTTGTCGAACAACTGCTCGCAAGTGCTTAATCTTCACTTAGCTTGCATCTAGTAATCAATGTGGGAAAATCCAGGTTTTCCCACATTTTCGCCCGAATTTTGGCGCGCCTCCACCAAAGGTTGAGAGTTTGGTTTCACAATGGGCGTCATGAGTCTGTTCAACCGCAAAGCCGATCTGCCCGGCCTGCAGGGTGCCACCCGAATCTGCACCCCGCAGGGCAAAGGGCTTAAGCGCCTGTCCGAAGGCGATCTCGCCATCATCGACGCCCCAGATCTCTCCCGGACATTCGCCCAACGATTGCTCGCAGCAAAACCCGCCGCAGTCCTCAACGTTTCCCTGTTCACCACTGGATCCGTGCCCAACTTCGGCCCCCAATTGCTTATCGACGCCGGCATCACCCTTGTAGAGGGCTTCGGCCTCGAACTACTCGACGGCACCAAAGACGGCAAGAAGGGCCGCCTTACCGACGACGGACAACTCTTCTACGGCGAGCGCCTCATCGCCAACGGCGACGTACTCAGTGGACCAGCCGCCGAACAAGCCTTCGCCGACGCGCAGCAGTCCCTCCTGGACCATATGGAAGCCTACTTCGGTAACACCATCCAGTTCATCCACTCGGAAGCTCCACTTCTCATCGATGGTCTCGGTATCCCTGATACCGGCAACACTATCGAGGGCCGCAAAGTCCTCATCGCATCTCCCGGTGACAATCACCGCAGCAGACTCAAAGAACTCCGCAACTTCATCCGGGAATACGATCCCGTACTCATCGGTGTCGACGGCGCAGCAGACACCCTCGTTGAACTCGGCTACAAGCCAGCACTCATTGTCGGCAACCCCACGGGCATCGGCGCAGACGCTCTGCGCAGTGGCGCGAACGTCATTTTGCCCGCCGACCCAGACGGACACGCAGTCGGGCTCGAGCGCATCCAGGACCTCGGCATCGGTGCCATGACTTTCCCATCTTCGGTGAATTCCTCGACTGACCTGGCACTTTTGTTGGCTGACTACCACAACCCACAAATGATCGTAAACGTCGGCGGACCGGTTACCCTCGACGGCGTATTTGACAACCGAGACGACTCCGACCCCGCAGCGTTGCTCACAAGGGCCAAGGTAGGCACGAAGCTTGTCGACGGCTCCGTCATCGCCAACCTCTACAACGTGCGCACCACCGGAAATTTGGGCTGGCTCTGGGCACTCCTCGGCATCTTGGTAGCGCTCGCCGTCATCATCGTTATTGCTGGAACCGCAGGCGCTGGCTCCTTCACCGACAACCTCATCGACACCTGGAACAGCTTCGCGCTCACCGTCCAGGGTTGGTTCCGATAGGAAGGAAATATGGCTAAACGACGTGGAAAAGGTGCTGCCTCCATCGCAGCACTCGCATTCGGTGCCGCAGCAGGCATTGCGTTTGGTACGTACGTACTCGCGCCCAACCTTCCAGAAAACGTTGACCCTAACGCCCCAACCGCTGCTGACTTAGTGGCGGCTGAAACCCAGGCTGAGGTCAACGCAGTACAAGCTGACCAAGCTGACAGCATCATCGACCACATCGTCGAGGATGTGGTGGCAGGAACACTCACTGATCGCCCCGTGCTTGTTCTGCGCACCGCCGATGCAGAACAAGCAGATGTAGATGACATTTCGTGGCTTCTACGCCAGGCAGGTGCTGTAGACGCTGGAACCGTTACGTTGGAGGAGCAGTTCTTCGCGCAAGATGGCGCAGACCAGCTCAAATCTATCGTTGCTAACACCCTTCCTGCCGGAGCGCAGCTGTCTGAGACGCAACTGGATCCAGGAACCCATGCCGGCGAGGCACTCGGTGCAGCCCTGTTGCTTAACCCGGAAAACGGCGAGCCACTTGCAAGCACCGGCGAGCGCAGCCTTTTGCTCAACGTGTTGCGCGACAGCGGATTCATTTCCTACGAAGATGGAACCATTTTGCCTGGTCAGGTCATCGTGTTGATCACCGGTGATAGTGACGGTTCTGGCGACTCCGCGTTTACTGCTGAGTCACAGTCGCTGTTTGCACGTGCACTTGATGCTCAAGGCTCCGGTGTTGTTGTTGCTGGCCGTATCCACACCGCCGCCGATACCGGTGTCATTGGTCGTCTTCGCGCCAACCCTGATGCCGCAGAAAACGTCTCCACCGTTGATTCCATCGACCGCACCTGGGGCAAGATGGCTACCGTGCTTTCTGTCCGTGAGGAACTGGCAGGCCGAGCAGGAGCCTATGGCTCTGCAGCGTCGGCAGATGCTGCCAGCCCATCTCTTAATGGGGTAGCCCCGGCACCCACTGAGGGGTAACACGGGCACATTTGCTGGCTCGAAAAGCACCGTCGAATAGACGGTGCTTTTTAGGCTTTAGGGGTGACCAGTTCGGGTCTAATTTTGCCCTACAAATTAACCTGTTGATCTATAGGTAGAATTTCTTTTAAACCAGCTGTGAAATGGGGTTATTTACTTTTGCTTTCACTGTGTTATGCTGGGGTTCCGTAGGTTTGAAAAGTCGGAAACTGTTCCGAGCTTTCCCTGCGGTTTTTTGTTTCCCTTTTTCGCCCAGCTAAGCACCATTTTCACAGGTTTGCAGGCGGCAAGGATAACGAAAAGAGCGCGGGAAATCTTGGGGGAGACCGTGGCCACATGCCGGCAATTTGAACACACCGATCGTTTAAGTTTTCCGCACCGCCTAGCTAGAAATGATCACACCCTGATCGTTTCCACAAGCTTAGGTTCAACCAGGAAGGTCGACTAAGACTCATGACCTCAACTCGAAAAGCACGTCCCACCAAGCACATTTTCGTCACCGGTGGCGTTGTGTCTTCATTGGGCAAAGGCCTGACCGCAGCAAGCCTTGGACAACTGCTGATTGCTCGTGGATTGTCTGTGACCATGCAGAAGCTTGATCCTTACCTCAACGTTGATCCGGGCACCATGAACCCGTTTGAGCATGGCGAGGTGTTTGTCACCGAAGATGGTGCCGAAACTGACTTGGATCTTGGACACTACGAGCGTTTCCTCGACCGCAACCTGGGTCTCAATGCCAACGTCACCACCGGCAAGGTGTACTCCACGGTGATCGCCAAGGAGCGTAGGGGAGAGTACCTTGGTAAGACTGTTCAGGTTATTCCTCACATCACTGATGAAATCAAGGCTCGAATCTTGAGCATGGGTGAGCCAGATGCTGATGGCAATGCCCCTGATGTTGTCATCTCTGAGGTCGGCGGCACCGTGGGCGATATTGAATCCCAGCCGTTCCTTGAAGCTGCGCGCCAGGTTCGCCATGAAATTGGCCGCGACAACTGCTTCTTCATTCACTGCTCACTCGTGCCATACTTGGCTACCTCGGGAGAGTTGAAGACCAAGCCCACCCAGCATTCCGTCGCTGAGCTGCGTGGTATCGGTATTCTTCCAGATGCGTTGGTACTGCGCTGTGACCGTGAGGTTCCACAGGGCCTGAAGGATAAAATCGCTATGATGTGCGACGTCGACTACGAAGGCGTCGTGTCCTGCCCAGACTCTAGCTCGATCTACAACATCCCGGATGTGCTGTACCGCGAGCACCTGGATACCTTCATTATTCGTCGCCTCGGCTTGCCATTCCGCGATGTGGATTGGAGCACCTGGCATGATCTGCTTGATCGTGTGAACAACCCTCGCCAGGAGCTCACTGTGGGCATTGTGGGCAAATACATCGATCTGCCTGATGCGTACCTTTCTGTTGTTGAGGCCATTCGTGCTGCAGGCTACGCCAACTGGGCTAAAACCAACATCGAGTGGATTACCTCTGATGATTGCGAAACCACAGAAGGTGCTGCCAAGGCGTTGTCCAAGGTTGATGCCATTGTGATCCCTGGTGGATTTGGTATTCGCGGCATTGAGGGCAAGATTGGCGCAATTACCTACGCCCGAGAGCATAAGGTTCCTCTTCTGGGTCTGTGCCTTGGTCTGCAGTGCACGGTCATTGAGGCTGCTCGTCAGGCTGGTTTGGATCAGGCATCGTCCACCGAGTTTGATCCTAATGCTGTACAGCCAGTGATTGCCACGATGGAAGAGCAAAAAGCTGCTGTTTCTGGTGAGGCGGATCTTGGTGGAACCATGCGTTTGGGTGCCTACCCAGCGACGTTGGATGAGGGATCCCTGGTGGCGTCACTGTATGCAACCACTGAAGTTTCCGAGCGCCATCGTCACCGCTACGAGGTGAATAACGCGTACCGCGCGCAGATCGCAGAAGGTTCTGACATCGTATTTTCTGGTACCTCTCCTGATGGTCACCTTGTTGAGTTCGTCGAGTACCCAACCGATGTACACCCATTCCTCGTGGCAACCCAGGCTCATCCGGAGTACAAGTCCCGTCCAACTAGTGCTCATCCTTTGTTTGCTGGTTTGATCAAAACTGCCCTTGAGCTTCGCGCCAACGCGTAGCCTCAGCGAGCGCCGTTCTACAATGTGGCCATGAGCAACAAACCTGGAACGCATCAGTTCACCGTCACAGCTACTGAAGTCCTGCTGGAGTCACCGATTTTGGGCGTGCGTCGAGATACCGTCGTCATGCCTGGTGGCTCAAGCGCTGCGCGAGAGGTCGTGGAGCACTTCGGCGCTGTGGCGGTGGTTGCGTGTGATGGGGAGAACATCGCGATGGTCAAGCAGTACCGCCAAGGAGTCGGTGACCGATTGTGGGAGCTCCCGGCAGGACTGCTGGATATTGCCAATGAATCCGAGCTCTTCGGTGCACAGCGCGAGCTCATCGAAGAAGCCGGACTTGAAGCCAACAGCTGGTCGGTGCTTACTGATTTGATCACATCACCTGGTTTCTGCGATGAAGCAGTTCGTGTATTTTTGGCCCAGGATCTCACTGAAGTTCCGCGCCCGGACGTCGACGGCGATGAGGAAGCCGACATGGTGGTTAAGTGGTTTCCTCTTCATGAGGCCGTCGCGATGGTGTTTCGCGGCGAGCTGGTCAATTCGATCGCAATTGCAGGTGTGATGACCGCCGATGCCGTTATTCATGGTCGGGCGAAAGCTCGCGATGCGGCGGAGCCGTTTACCTATCGGCCGACGGCGTTGGCGAGGCGTCGACAAGCACGCGGTAGCGTCCCTGATATGAAGAAGCTGTGAGTATTACCAACGTTGCGCGCACGTGGCTGACGCACCTTGCTGTTGAACGCGGACTGTCGGATAACACGCTGAAAAGCTATCGACGCGATATTGATCGATATTGCACGTGGCTACAGGGCATCGGGATTACTGACATCCGTGACGTGACAACAGAGCATGTGGAACATTATCTTGCTGATCTGCGGCGAGGCGTCGACGGGCACACAGCATTGTCGGCGTCGTCAGCGGGGCGCGCCCTCATCGTTGCCCGCGGCCTCCACAAATTTGCACTCGCCGAAGGAGAAGTCGGCGTTGATGTTGCAGCTGACGTTTCACCGCCGACCACGGGGCGCCATTTGCCGGACACGCTCAGCATTGCGGAAGTAACTGCGCTTATCGACGCCACCCCTGCTTCAGACACGGCGACCCCAGCGGACTTACGAGACCGCGCGCTCCTCGAGATCCTCTATGGCACAGGTGCGCGTATTTCAGAAGCTGTTGGATTGTCAGTTGATGATGTCGCCGATGAACCAGAGGTGTTAAGAATTCTGGGCAAGGGCTCGAAACAGAGGATTGTGCCGTATGGTTCCGTCGCAAAGCAAGCCGTTTCGGACTACCTGGTGCGCGCTCGGCCGGTGCTTGCAACCGGTAAAAGCCATGCCCTGTTTTTGAATTTGCGCGGCGGAACGCTGTCGCGCCAGTCGGCCTGGGCGGCGCTGAAGAAGGCTGCGCAGCGCGCGGGAATAGACAAAGACATTTCTCCGCACACGCTCCGCCATAGTTATGCCACCCACTTATTGGAGGGCGGTGCGGATGTGCGTGTGGTGCAGGAGTTGCTGGGGCATTCTTCGGTGACAACGACGCAAATTTACACACATATTTCCCAGGAGAGTTTGCGGGAGATGTACAAGGTGGCACACCCTCGCGCATAAAATCAAGCGTTCATTCTGGACTTTGTGGTTTTATGCTCCGGCAATCATGTCGCATCGGCGTGTGACGCTACGTAATGTTCCAGTCATCTATATTCTGAATGTATTGTGGTCATAGAGTTTAATGACATCGCGATAATTTCACGGCTGCGAGTCGTTTAAAAGTCAAGGAAGAGGGTTTGACTGTGAGTGATGCAGGGAAGAAGGATACTTCCAAAGTGGAGGTCGGTTTAACCGGCCGACCCCTGCGTACGTTGCCAGAGCCTGCACCTTTGGAAAAGCATGGCCCTGCCACCATCATCGCCATGGCAAACCAAAAGGGTGGCGTGGGTAAAACCACCTCCACCATCAACCTGGGAGCGTGCCTTGCCGAAGCCGGACGTAAAGTCCTCCTCGTTGACTTGGACCCACAAGGTGCGCTCACTGCAGGTCTGGGCATCCGATATGACGAAGTTGATGTCACCGTCTATGACCTCATGGTGGACAACAACTCCACCATTCATCAAGCCATTCACCACACCAGCGTTGTCGATCTTGATGTCGTTCCCGCCAATATCGATCTCTCGGCGGCGGAAATCCAGTTGGTCAATGAGGTTGGCCGTGAACAGACCTTGGCTCGTGCGCTGCGTCCGGTGATGAAGGAATATGACTTCATCATCCTTGACTGCCAGCCTTCCCTCGGTCTGCTCACCGTCAATGCTTTGGCATGTGCGCATGGCGTGGTGATCCCCATGGAGTGTGAATACTTCTCGCTTCGTGGTTTGGCGCTTTTGACTGACACCGTAGAAAAGGTCGCTGATCGCCTCAACTTCGACCTCGAAATTTTAGGGATCCTGGTCACCATGTTTGACCGCCGCACCTCTCACGCACGCGAAGTGATGGCTCGAGTGGTGGAAGTCTTTGATGAGAAAGTCTTCGATACCGTCATAACGCGCACCGTGCGTTTCCCAGAGACGTCCGTTGCCGGCGAACCCATCATCACGTGGGCACCGACCTCTCAAGGTGCAGAGCAGTACCGTGCACTTGCTCGTGAGGTTATTGAGCGCGCCAAACGCTAAAGAACTCACCCCATGCTCTAAGGTGTGGGGCAGATTATGACTAAAGTTCTAGACCCGGAAACTCGCGAAACTCTTGAACCGACGGCGGCTGAATCGGCTGGCCCCATCGGTCCTGAACCCGCACCTGAAATAAGTGACACGCACAAGGGCTTTCAGGTTCAGCTCGATAATTTCGAAGGTCCATTTGATCTTTTGCTGCAGCTTATTTCCAAGCGGAAGCTTGATGTCACCGAAGTGGCGCTCGCGCAAGTAACCGATGAGTTCATTTCCTACACCCGCGAACTTGGTGCGACCAGTGATCTTGATGAGGTCACAGAGTTTCTCGTTGTGGCAGCAACCCTGCTTGATTTGAAAACTGCCAGGCTGCTTCCTCGCGGGGAAGTGGACAGTGAAGAAGACCTCGAGCTCTTGGAAATCAGGGATCTGCTTTTTGCTCGTCTGTTGCAATACCGAGCATACAAGCAAGTAGCAGAAATGTTTGCTGGATGGCAGCGCGATGCTCGTCGTAGGTATCCGCGTGCAGTGTCGTTGGAACCACAATTTGCTGATTTGCTACCCCCAGTGTCGTTGGGGCATTCACCTGAAAGTTTCGGACAGCTTGCCGCAGCGGTGTTTAGGCCAAAGCCCCCGGAAACGGTGCAAACCGGCCACATTCACCCAGTCGCGGTCTCTGTGCCTGAGCAAGCAGGACGCATACTGAACACACTGAAGCTTGCTGGCATTGACCATTTCCTCACGTTCCAGCTGCTCACGCGCGATTGCACGGTGTCGATGGAAGTGGTGGGCAGATTCCTTGCCCTCCTGGAGCTATACAAGGCGCGTGCGGTGGAGACGATTCAAGAAGAGCCGTTGGGTGAACTTAAAGTCGCGTGGACGGGAATTGACGTGGATCCAGCTGTGGTGGCGGCAGCAAACTGGGAATAGGGGTGGCTCACAGAAATTCCCGAAGTGTTCCATTGCTTCCAGTTCTTTTGTGACCTAAACTACAAGAGCTAGTTTGCTGAAAATGGTGGTCAGGCGTTGGTTACATGTAGGCGGCGCGATCTCCACAAAGAAGGCTCCCGCAGCATCTGTTTTGGAGAGGGCAGATGCTGCGGGAGCTTTTTGAGTTGCTGCAGGGTTTTAGCGGGGGTATCACTATGGACGCTGCTTGAGCATCTCTAGAATTTCATCCTCGAGTGGACGGTCTGAGTAGATACGCACATCAGGCTCATTGGGATCATCTTCGGTGCCTGCACGTCGGCCTTCCCAGACTGGGGTGAGACCCAGCTTTTCCAAGATGTGGAATGATGCGGGGTGGTTGGTGGTCACGCGGGCGGTAAGCGGGAGGGAGTTGTCGATACGCTTTGTCGCAGCGGTAGCTGCGTTGGAAATTTCTGTTGCGTAGCCATTTCCCCAGAGATCTGGACGCAGGCGGTACTTAAGATCCCACACCTTGCCGTCGACAAGCTCGACGCCGCCGACGCCAACGAATTCAGAGGGGCGTTCCCGAAGGTAGACGCCCCATGGTCCGAGATCCTTTTTGCCCCAGCTCTCATTGGTGCGCTTGATGATCTCGCGCGTTTCACGCACATCAGTGTGACGTGCTTGAGGGCGGTGTTCCCAAATACGTCCATCAGAGTAAATTTGGTGGGCCTGGTCTTCGAGCTCAACTGTCAACGGTACAAGGATGAGTCGGTCTGTTCGTGTAATGGTAGCCATGCAGAAATGTTAAAGCATCGAACGTCTGAAGTGTGATGTTTCACACTGTCGTTGCTGATTTGTGACCCAATCCCCACCCTTTTTTCAGGTTTAATTATGCTTCATGCCTTAAAGTTCAAAGTTTAACCCCATAAGTGGGGAGTTTTTCTTACGCCGCTGTTGTTTTCTGAATTAAATACTGTGACATTTGTGGCTTTAGTTCCTTGAGGGTGGTGTTAAGAAGTACGATAACTGGTTATGACTTCAGTTTCAGCACCCATCCCTGCACCGCTTGCTGACGCAGCATTCCCGCAGGGTCCCGTCGTTTCCGTTGATTGGCTCGCGGAGCATTTACACGATGACAACCTCGTTGTTTTAGCCGCATCCATGGGGGATGCTGATGTTGCACGCGAGCGCGGA
The window above is part of the Corynebacterium deserti GIMN1.010 genome. Proteins encoded here:
- a CDS encoding NUDIX domain-containing protein, with translation MSNKPGTHQFTVTATEVLLESPILGVRRDTVVMPGGSSAAREVVEHFGAVAVVACDGENIAMVKQYRQGVGDRLWELPAGLLDIANESELFGAQRELIEEAGLEANSWSVLTDLITSPGFCDEAVRVFLAQDLTEVPRPDVDGDEEADMVVKWFPLHEAVAMVFRGELVNSIAIAGVMTADAVIHGRAKARDAAEPFTYRPTALARRRQARGSVPDMKKL
- the xerD gene encoding site-specific tyrosine recombinase XerD, encoding MSITNVARTWLTHLAVERGLSDNTLKSYRRDIDRYCTWLQGIGITDIRDVTTEHVEHYLADLRRGVDGHTALSASSAGRALIVARGLHKFALAEGEVGVDVAADVSPPTTGRHLPDTLSIAEVTALIDATPASDTATPADLRDRALLEILYGTGARISEAVGLSVDDVADEPEVLRILGKGSKQRIVPYGSVAKQAVSDYLVRARPVLATGKSHALFLNLRGGTLSRQSAWAALKKAAQRAGIDKDISPHTLRHSYATHLLEGGADVRVVQELLGHSSVTTTQIYTHISQESLREMYKVAHPRA
- a CDS encoding GNAT family N-acetyltransferase — translated: MATITRTDRLILVPLTVELEDQAHQIYSDGRIWEHRPQARHTDVRETREIIKRTNESWGKKDLGPWGVYLRERPSEFVGVGGVELVDGKVWDLKYRLRPDLWGNGYATEISNAATAATKRIDNSLPLTARVTTNHPASFHILEKLGLTPVWEGRRAGTEDDPNEPDVRIYSDRPLEDEILEMLKQRP
- a CDS encoding CTP synthase → MTSTRKARPTKHIFVTGGVVSSLGKGLTAASLGQLLIARGLSVTMQKLDPYLNVDPGTMNPFEHGEVFVTEDGAETDLDLGHYERFLDRNLGLNANVTTGKVYSTVIAKERRGEYLGKTVQVIPHITDEIKARILSMGEPDADGNAPDVVISEVGGTVGDIESQPFLEAARQVRHEIGRDNCFFIHCSLVPYLATSGELKTKPTQHSVAELRGIGILPDALVLRCDREVPQGLKDKIAMMCDVDYEGVVSCPDSSSIYNIPDVLYREHLDTFIIRRLGLPFRDVDWSTWHDLLDRVNNPRQELTVGIVGKYIDLPDAYLSVVEAIRAAGYANWAKTNIEWITSDDCETTEGAAKALSKVDAIVIPGGFGIRGIEGKIGAITYAREHKVPLLGLCLGLQCTVIEAARQAGLDQASSTEFDPNAVQPVIATMEEQKAAVSGEADLGGTMRLGAYPATLDEGSLVASLYATTEVSERHRHRYEVNNAYRAQIAEGSDIVFSGTSPDGHLVEFVEYPTDVHPFLVATQAHPEYKSRPTSAHPLFAGLIKTALELRANA
- a CDS encoding copper transporter, yielding MAKRRGKGAASIAALAFGAAAGIAFGTYVLAPNLPENVDPNAPTAADLVAAETQAEVNAVQADQADSIIDHIVEDVVAGTLTDRPVLVLRTADAEQADVDDISWLLRQAGAVDAGTVTLEEQFFAQDGADQLKSIVANTLPAGAQLSETQLDPGTHAGEALGAALLLNPENGEPLASTGERSLLLNVLRDSGFISYEDGTILPGQVIVLITGDSDGSGDSAFTAESQSLFARALDAQGSGVVVAGRIHTAADTGVIGRLRANPDAAENVSTVDSIDRTWGKMATVLSVREELAGRAGAYGSAASADAASPSLNGVAPAPTEG
- a CDS encoding ParA family protein, coding for MSDAGKKDTSKVEVGLTGRPLRTLPEPAPLEKHGPATIIAMANQKGGVGKTTSTINLGACLAEAGRKVLLVDLDPQGALTAGLGIRYDEVDVTVYDLMVDNNSTIHQAIHHTSVVDLDVVPANIDLSAAEIQLVNEVGREQTLARALRPVMKEYDFIILDCQPSLGLLTVNALACAHGVVIPMECEYFSLRGLALLTDTVEKVADRLNFDLEILGILVTMFDRRTSHAREVMARVVEVFDEKVFDTVITRTVRFPETSVAGEPIITWAPTSQGAEQYRALAREVIERAKR
- the steA gene encoding putative cytokinetic ring protein SteA; amino-acid sequence: MGVMSLFNRKADLPGLQGATRICTPQGKGLKRLSEGDLAIIDAPDLSRTFAQRLLAAKPAAVLNVSLFTTGSVPNFGPQLLIDAGITLVEGFGLELLDGTKDGKKGRLTDDGQLFYGERLIANGDVLSGPAAEQAFADAQQSLLDHMEAYFGNTIQFIHSEAPLLIDGLGIPDTGNTIEGRKVLIASPGDNHRSRLKELRNFIREYDPVLIGVDGAADTLVELGYKPALIVGNPTGIGADALRSGANVILPADPDGHAVGLERIQDLGIGAMTFPSSVNSSTDLALLLADYHNPQMIVNVGGPVTLDGVFDNRDDSDPAALLTRAKVGTKLVDGSVIANLYNVRTTGNLGWLWALLGILVALAVIIVIAGTAGAGSFTDNLIDTWNSFALTVQGWFR
- the recN gene encoding DNA repair protein RecN, whose translation is MLADIAIENLGVIPAASAEFSSGLTVLTGETGAGKTMVVTGLRLLSGGRADASRVRTGAANAVVEGRFITEGAPNDIVERATGIVSNAGGCVDENGEFLAVRSVSANGRSKAHLGGRAVPAATLGEFSDELLTIHGQNDQLRLLSPERQLDALDRFDPQLVELRKAFGSKYLAWKSLDRDLNKRLNSRRELAQEVDRLQFAINEIDEVSPEPGEDTDLVDQIRRLQDVDTLRDQAATALSAIDGAGSLSDAMGGIAGFDDEQDSASDQLGQAESALIGSDDPKLKELATALGEITTQLSEISMELGGFLSDLPADPQALDQLLTRQQQLKLLTRKYAADIDGVIEWRKKAQTRLDSIDISSEALDKLKEDVKKAHTTMMRAAKKLSTVRGKAATKLSTTVTEELQGLAMQKARFVVDMTTVDAGPTGIDQVEFQLAANALSTPRPLASSASGGELSRVMLALEVILAAGTTGTTLVFDEVDAGVGGRAAVEIGRRLARLANDNQVIVVTHLPQVAAYADTHLHVAKDVGEGSVTSNVESLTYERRIEELSRMLAGLEDTATGRAHAAELLERAQREKQDISGGVVEQLLASA
- a CDS encoding segregation and condensation protein A codes for the protein MTKVLDPETRETLEPTAAESAGPIGPEPAPEISDTHKGFQVQLDNFEGPFDLLLQLISKRKLDVTEVALAQVTDEFISYTRELGATSDLDEVTEFLVVAATLLDLKTARLLPRGEVDSEEDLELLEIRDLLFARLLQYRAYKQVAEMFAGWQRDARRRYPRAVSLEPQFADLLPPVSLGHSPESFGQLAAAVFRPKPPETVQTGHIHPVAVSVPEQAGRILNTLKLAGIDHFLTFQLLTRDCTVSMEVVGRFLALLELYKARAVETIQEEPLGELKVAWTGIDVDPAVVAAANWE